The sequence TCGGGTTCCTCGGCACCCTGCGCTGGTTCTGGCGGCAGCTGACGAGCATGCGGACGGCGCTGTTCCTCCTGCTGCTGCTCGCGTTCGCCGCCATCCCCGGATCGCTCGTGCCGCAGCGCAGCTCCGACCCGAACGGCGTCACGCAGTACCGCGCGGACAACCCCGACCTGTACCCGATCCTCGACAAGCTCCAGGTGTTCGACACCTACAGCTCGGTGTGGTTCTCCTCCATCTACCTGCTGCTGTTCATCAGCCTCATCGGCTGCGTCGTGCCGCGCGCCAAGCACCACCTCGACGCGCTCCGGCAGGCGCCGCCCAAGACGCCCGCGCGCCTCTCGCGCCTCGCCGGGTACACCACGCGCACGACGTCCGCGGATCCCGTCGACGCCATCCGCCAGGCGCGCGCGCTGCTCAAGCGCCAGCGGTACCGCACGCTCCTCGTCGACGACGCGTCGGCGGCGGGCGGGGTGCTCTCCGTCTCGGCCGAGCGGGGCTACCTGCGCGAGACCGGCAACCTCGTGTTCCACTCGGCGCTCGTGGGCATCCTCATCACCGTCGGGATCGGCGGCGGCTTCGGCTACTCGGGGCAGAAGGTGCTCGTGGAGGGCCAGTCGTTCGTCAACACGCTGTCGACCTTCGACTCGTTCAACCCCGGCCGGTTCTTCGACGACTCGGCGCTCACCCCGTACCGCGTGAAGCTGAACGCGCTGCACGTGCAGTACGAGCAGGAGAACCCGAACGCCATCGGCCAGCCGCTCGACTTCACGGCCGACGTGACCGCCGACGTGCCGGGCGGCCAGCCGCAGGACCGCGAGGTGAAGGTCAACGACCCGCTCGCCATCGGCGGCACCGACATGTACCTGCTCGGCAACGGCTACGCGCCGCACGTGACGGTGCGGGATCCCGAGGGGAACAGCGTCTACAGCGCCGACGTGCCGTTCCTCCCGCAGGACGCGAAGCTCACCTCGCTCGGCGTCGTCAAGGTGCCCGACGGCCTGCGCGAGCAGGTCGGCATGCTCGGCTTCTTCTACCCCACGCAGGGCGCGGAGAAGGCGCCGTTCTTCTCCTCGTACCCCGACCTCGACAACCCGCTGCTGACGCTCAACGTGTACACGGGCGACCTCGGGATCGACGGCGGCGTGCCGACCTCGGTCTACACGCTGGACACCGGGAACCTCACGCAGCTCACGGGCGGCAAGACGGGCGTCGCGTCCATCGAGCTGGCCCCCGGCCAGACGGTGGACCTGCCCGACGGCCTCGGCACCGTGAGCCTCGACTCCGTCCCGCGCTTCGTCTCCTTCGACGTCCACCACGACCCGACGCAGGGCTGGGTGCT is a genomic window of Clavibacter capsici containing:
- the resB gene encoding cytochrome c biogenesis protein ResB, which produces MSRPSDHVDSPRQAPRPSSADGAPIVQPKLGFLGTLRWFWRQLTSMRTALFLLLLLAFAAIPGSLVPQRSSDPNGVTQYRADNPDLYPILDKLQVFDTYSSVWFSSIYLLLFISLIGCVVPRAKHHLDALRQAPPKTPARLSRLAGYTTRTTSADPVDAIRQARALLKRQRYRTLLVDDASAAGGVLSVSAERGYLRETGNLVFHSALVGILITVGIGGGFGYSGQKVLVEGQSFVNTLSTFDSFNPGRFFDDSALTPYRVKLNALHVQYEQENPNAIGQPLDFTADVTADVPGGQPQDREVKVNDPLAIGGTDMYLLGNGYAPHVTVRDPEGNSVYSADVPFLPQDAKLTSLGVVKVPDGLREQVGMLGFFYPTQGAEKAPFFSSYPDLDNPLLTLNVYTGDLGIDGGVPTSVYTLDTGNLTQLTGGKTGVASIELAPGQTVDLPDGLGTVSLDSVPRFVSFDVHHDPTQGWVLLFAILVLGGLLTSLFVPRRRVWVKAVPQADGSTTLEYAGLARGEDPTLEAAVAALADKHVAGLAPAAVSDAEVRLDS